Proteins from one Hyperolius riggenbachi isolate aHypRig1 chromosome 2, aHypRig1.pri, whole genome shotgun sequence genomic window:
- the EEF1AKMT3 gene encoding EEF1A lysine methyltransferase 3 produces the protein MEEESGLSDVLPRDLASLFSDTYTEESHYQFCGQQLRITQLYGARLGVAAPVWDAALNLCSFFEEQKLNFKGKKIIELGAGTGIVGILLSLLGGDVTLTDLPHTLPQIEKNVSANILAGCPPNVCALSWGFDQVNFPQDYDFVIGADIVYLKETYDLLLCTLQHLCGPSTTMFLSSKMRAEHGTVDFFQHVLPKHFNVDLQWRNVEDNINIYKVTQFQN, from the exons ATGGAGGAGGAGAGCGGCCTGAGTGATGTGCTGCCGCGGGATCTGGCCTCTCTCTTCTCGGACACGTACACGGAGGAGAGCCACTATCAGTTCTGCGGCCAGCAGCTCCGCATCACTCAGCTCTATGGGGCCAGGCTGGGGGTGGCCGCTCCGGTGTGGGACGCT GCTCTGAACTTGTGTTCGTTCTTTGAGGAACAAAAGCTGAACTTCAAGGGAAAGAAGATTATTGAACTGGGCGCTGGAACTGGCATTGTGGGGATTCTTTTATCTCTACTAG GTGGTGATGTGACTCTCACAGACCTCCCACATACTCTTCCACAGATCGAGAAAAACGTGTCTGCTAACATACTCGCTGGTTGTCCACCTAATGTCTGTGCACTGTCTTGGGGATTTGACCAAGTCAACTTTCCACAGGACTATGACTTTGTCATTGGAGCAGATATTGTGTATTTAAAAGAGACCTATGACCTTCTCCTCTGTACACTACAGCACCTCTGTGGCCCCAGCACCACCATGTTCCTCTCTTCCAAGATGCGGGCAGAGCATGGAACTGTGGACTTCTTCCAACATGTCCTGCCCAAACATTTCAATGTAGATCTTCAGTGGAGAAATGTAGAGGACAACATCAACATTTACAAGGTTACACAGTTTCAGAACTGA